In Sandaracinaceae bacterium, one DNA window encodes the following:
- a CDS encoding transcriptional repressor, with translation MDREGLRSTAQRRLVSDIFFKSVGHLSIEDMLEKVRAIDQGVGYATVYRTLKLLKDSGLAFERHFGDGISRYEVADEGEHHDHLICQTCNKIVEFEDDEIERLQEALARSYGFELRRHKHELYGICADCRAK, from the coding sequence ATGGACCGCGAGGGCCTGCGCAGCACGGCTCAGCGGCGCCTCGTCTCGGACATCTTCTTCAAGAGCGTTGGCCACCTCAGCATCGAGGACATGCTCGAGAAGGTGCGCGCCATCGACCAAGGTGTGGGGTACGCCACGGTCTACCGCACGCTCAAGCTGTTGAAGGACAGCGGCCTCGCCTTCGAGCGCCACTTCGGCGACGGCATCTCACGCTACGAAGTGGCCGACGAGGGCGAGCACCACGACCACCTGATCTGCCAGACCTGCAACAAGATCGTGGAGTTCGAGGACGACGAGATCGAGCGCCTGCAGGAGGCGCTGGCGCGCAGCTACGGCTTCGAGCTGCGGCGCCACAAGCACGAGCTCTACGGGATCTGCGCGGACTGCAGGGCCAAGTAA
- a CDS encoding AAA family ATPase, which yields MDASHALDEARFGRLDALVERITRRLPGPDPAVFAYIRVQGERSSRDIFFGPRASTDAEPFVLDARTAPLARLLYDLSPGEEYELDVDGREVSGVLLERARLVLDGTRLVAIEEDDCVLRRSELGAITREPLRSFALAPPRTTPVGGFGEGVVLDPIQRGAAAAPAGEPMLVTGEAGAGKTTVALARLVHLARATTPFRGLYVAPTEALARFVGLSLDRARVEGVEVTSFDALAVRLARRAFRGLPRRVTSEAPAAVIRLKRSDALAHALESFVADRPRLVDDEDRSGQAAREDLLLLFGDRDGLDVVQGQSSLVRPSDVEATLLRTRAQFRLRGEEEFADVVDAARLSALDARSLDAGTPDDLAGSIDVEDIPVLFELARLRGVAERKRVPLPETFDAVVIDEAQELAVLELRLLRRLLSEGGTLVVAGDEEQRTDVGAGFRSFDVTLAELGAPNAERVHLETSYRCPPELTDVVRELRTTPSLVVPHASSTIVAHAFPNELHVVMDLAASIRRIREHDVRATVAIVARTASTARRIAGPLAAALSVELALDGKFDFRRGLHVTTVSDVRGLEFDYVFLPDVDAATYPSDDESRRALYLALTRTCAAVSVAWVGRASPMIRNIAHHLGGESRAAPR from the coding sequence ATGGACGCATCCCACGCTCTCGACGAAGCGCGATTCGGCCGCCTCGACGCGCTGGTCGAACGAATCACGCGGCGCCTTCCCGGACCAGACCCCGCGGTGTTCGCGTACATCCGCGTGCAGGGCGAGCGCTCATCACGCGACATCTTCTTCGGGCCACGCGCATCCACGGACGCAGAGCCGTTCGTGCTCGACGCGCGCACGGCGCCGCTCGCTCGACTGCTGTACGACCTCTCCCCTGGGGAGGAGTACGAGCTCGACGTCGACGGGCGCGAGGTGTCCGGTGTGCTCCTGGAGCGTGCACGCTTGGTTCTGGATGGCACCCGGTTGGTCGCGATCGAAGAAGACGACTGCGTCCTTCGCCGCAGCGAGCTCGGAGCGATCACGCGTGAACCGCTTCGTTCGTTTGCGCTGGCTCCGCCGAGAACGACTCCGGTGGGAGGGTTTGGCGAAGGCGTGGTCCTGGACCCGATCCAGCGCGGGGCTGCGGCTGCGCCGGCCGGCGAGCCCATGCTGGTCACGGGCGAAGCGGGAGCCGGTAAGACCACGGTCGCCCTCGCGCGGCTCGTCCACCTGGCGCGCGCCACCACGCCGTTTCGCGGGCTCTACGTCGCGCCCACCGAGGCGCTGGCGCGCTTCGTCGGTCTCTCGCTCGATCGCGCGCGCGTCGAGGGCGTGGAGGTCACTTCCTTCGATGCCCTCGCGGTGCGACTGGCGCGCCGCGCGTTCCGGGGGCTCCCGCGCCGCGTCACGAGCGAGGCGCCCGCGGCGGTGATCCGGTTGAAGCGAAGTGACGCGTTGGCGCACGCGCTCGAGAGCTTCGTCGCGGATCGCCCGCGCCTCGTCGACGATGAAGATCGATCCGGGCAGGCCGCGCGCGAGGACCTGCTCTTGCTGTTCGGCGACCGCGACGGGCTCGACGTGGTGCAGGGCCAGAGCAGCCTCGTTCGCCCCTCCGACGTGGAGGCGACCCTCTTGCGCACGCGCGCGCAGTTTCGGCTGCGGGGCGAAGAGGAATTCGCAGACGTCGTGGACGCCGCCAGGTTGAGCGCGCTCGACGCACGCAGCCTCGATGCGGGCACGCCCGACGACCTCGCCGGCAGCATCGACGTGGAGGACATCCCGGTGCTCTTCGAGCTGGCGCGCCTTCGCGGGGTAGCGGAGCGCAAGCGCGTGCCACTGCCGGAGACGTTCGACGCGGTGGTGATCGACGAAGCGCAGGAGCTCGCGGTGCTCGAGCTGCGCCTCCTCCGACGGCTCTTGTCCGAGGGCGGAACCCTGGTGGTCGCGGGGGACGAAGAGCAACGCACGGACGTGGGCGCGGGGTTCCGGTCGTTCGACGTCACGCTCGCGGAGCTCGGTGCGCCCAACGCCGAGCGCGTTCACCTCGAGACCAGCTACCGCTGCCCGCCAGAGCTCACGGACGTCGTGCGAGAGCTGCGCACGACACCGAGCCTGGTCGTCCCGCACGCTTCGAGCACGATCGTCGCGCATGCGTTCCCCAACGAGCTCCACGTCGTGATGGACCTCGCGGCCTCGATCCGTCGAATCCGAGAACACGACGTCCGTGCCACGGTGGCGATCGTGGCGCGCACCGCTTCGACAGCGCGCAGGATCGCAGGCCCGCTCGCCGCGGCGCTTTCCGTCGAGCTGGCCCTCGACGGGAAGTTCGACTTCCGACGAGGGCTGCACGTCACCACCGTCTCGGACGTGCGCGGCCTCGAGTTCGACTACGTGTTCTTGCCCGACGTGGACGCGGCGACCTACCCATCGGACGACGAGTCGCGTCGTGCGCTCTACCTCGCGCTCACTCGAACATGCGCGGCCGTCAGTGTCGCTTGGGTTGGCAGGGCGTCGCCCATGATCCGGAACATCGCCCACCATCTAGGCGGAGAGTCGCGCGCCGCGCCACGGTGA
- a CDS encoding MBL fold metallo-hydrolase — MYVEHFPVAPLGCNCVIVGDLERGEAIVCDPGGEADKILARLAAKGLRCVAIIHTHAHFDHCGATHLVQAATSAPTMLHEGDLFLYNDLQMQLNAFGVPMKAPKLPEVDRFLKDQDSVHAGTVEAGVLHTPGHTPGSLCFLVEGETPLLLAGDTLFRGGIGRTDLWGGDGRLILKSIEDKLLTLPDDTLVIAGHGPVTRIGDERRHNPFL; from the coding sequence ATGTACGTCGAGCACTTCCCCGTGGCCCCGCTGGGCTGCAACTGCGTCATCGTGGGTGACCTCGAGCGAGGCGAGGCCATCGTGTGTGACCCGGGCGGCGAGGCGGACAAGATCCTCGCGCGGCTCGCGGCCAAGGGGCTGCGCTGCGTGGCCATCATCCACACGCACGCGCACTTCGACCACTGTGGGGCCACGCACCTGGTCCAGGCGGCCACCTCGGCGCCCACCATGCTGCACGAGGGTGACCTCTTCCTGTACAACGACCTGCAGATGCAGCTGAACGCGTTCGGCGTGCCGATGAAGGCGCCCAAGCTGCCCGAGGTGGACCGCTTCCTGAAGGACCAGGACAGCGTTCATGCCGGCACCGTGGAGGCCGGTGTGCTGCACACGCCGGGTCACACGCCCGGCAGCCTGTGCTTCCTGGTGGAGGGCGAGACCCCGCTCCTGCTCGCGGGCGACACGCTCTTCCGCGGAGGCATCGGCCGCACGGATCTCTGGGGTGGTGACGGGCGCCTGATCCTGAAGTCCATCGAAGACAAGCTGCTGACGCTGCCGGACGACACGCTGGTCATCGCGGGGCACGGCCCGGTCACGCGCATCGGCGACGAGCGGCGGCACAACCCTTTCCTCTAA
- a CDS encoding YihY/virulence factor BrkB family protein: MLPRVVSSRGVLTFLANVFHGFRRNQGMLLAGAVAYYTLLAVVPLLALLLVALSHVVDPQTLLATLRENLELVLPAHADDLSQQVGAVLDARDVVGGVGFLVLLFFSATAFTVLENAMSVIFFHRVAVKRRHFAISAVIPFAFISLLGAGLVLITFISGALQAVGRRTVTLFGVPFSLSGLSHALLYTLGVSGLVCIFTAIYLVMPVGRIAFRHALIGGVTATLLWELCRHVLVWYFATLSMVNVVYGSLATSVVALLSFEIAAVILLFGAQVIAEFERSRAPATEGPDHGFQT, encoded by the coding sequence ATGCTGCCCCGCGTGGTGAGTTCACGCGGCGTCCTGACGTTTCTTGCGAATGTGTTCCACGGCTTTCGCCGCAACCAGGGCATGCTCTTGGCGGGGGCGGTGGCGTATTACACGCTGCTGGCGGTGGTGCCGCTCTTGGCGCTCCTGCTGGTGGCGCTGTCCCATGTCGTGGACCCACAGACCCTCTTGGCGACCCTGAGGGAGAACCTCGAGCTGGTGCTCCCCGCACACGCCGACGATCTCAGCCAGCAGGTGGGCGCGGTGCTCGACGCGCGCGACGTGGTGGGCGGCGTTGGCTTCCTGGTGCTGCTCTTCTTCAGCGCCACGGCGTTCACGGTGTTGGAGAACGCCATGTCGGTGATCTTCTTTCACCGGGTCGCGGTCAAGCGGCGCCACTTCGCCATATCGGCTGTCATCCCTTTTGCGTTCATCTCCCTGTTGGGCGCCGGGTTGGTGCTGATCACCTTCATCAGCGGCGCGCTGCAGGCGGTGGGGCGGCGTACCGTCACGCTGTTCGGTGTGCCGTTCAGCCTCAGCGGGCTGAGCCACGCCCTGCTCTACACCCTCGGGGTGTCGGGGCTGGTGTGCATCTTCACGGCCATCTACCTGGTGATGCCGGTGGGGCGCATCGCGTTTCGCCACGCCCTGATCGGCGGCGTGACAGCCACGCTGCTGTGGGAGCTCTGCCGCCACGTCCTGGTCTGGTACTTCGCGACGCTGTCCATGGTCAACGTGGTCTACGGCTCCCTCGCGACCAGCGTGGTCGCGCTGCTCAGCTTCGAAATCGCCGCAGTGATCTTGCTCTTCGGAGCCCAGGTCATCGCCGAGTTCGAGCGCTCACGGGCACCCGCCACCGAAGGCCCGGATCACGGCTTTCAGACGTGA
- a CDS encoding DUF1624 domain-containing protein, producing the protein MSDSPSGRFVALDRLRALAVLLMIQGHAFFELLDPAATSGTWYRMHKLVHGLTAPMFLMGAGLAFGITTYPRWEAFRASGTEHRARLRRCAR; encoded by the coding sequence ATGTCCGACTCCCCCTCCGGGCGCTTCGTGGCGCTCGACCGACTGCGTGCGCTGGCCGTGCTGCTCATGATCCAGGGGCACGCCTTCTTCGAGTTGCTGGACCCGGCCGCCACGAGCGGCACGTGGTACCGGATGCACAAGCTGGTGCACGGGCTCACGGCGCCCATGTTCCTGATGGGCGCAGGCTTGGCGTTCGGCATCACCACGTATCCGCGCTGGGAGGCGTTCCGCGCCAGCGGCACCGAGCACCGCGCGCGGCTGCGGCGCTGCGCGCGCTGA
- a CDS encoding sodium-translocating pyrophosphatase, whose protein sequence is MEQLIYTAPAAGVAALIYAVYWTSWVKKQDAGDQSMRDIAEQIQTGAMAFIKAEYRVLAVFVVCVAALLAAINMSPGQSPLIAAAFVVGAGLSAIAGWAGMRVATYANVRTTAAARLGLPQALNVAFKGGSVMGMTVVGLALIGMAVLFIAFTKMFPLPLAMSVLTGFSMGASTIALFARVGGGIYTKAADVGADLVGKIEEGLPEDDPRNPAVIADNVGDNVGDVAGMGADLFESYVGAIIGAMVLGLGFDVVTAETVDTSPVLLPLVLAAAGIICSILGTFVVKTKEGGNPQHALDAGAFGAAGVMAVATFGIAKYMWPVGGAIIAGQTVTFMDVGIATVVGLLVGVAIGMITSYYCSMDKPPVDSIAEQTKTGPATTIITGLAVGMSSTAWPVILIGAGVILADHFAGLYGVAIAALGMLSTTGIQLAVDAYGPVADNAGGIAEMSHQAPEVRERTDKLDAVGNTTAAIGKGFAIGSAAMTALALFAAFAQTSGIDGIDITKPVVMAGLFVGGMLPFLFSAMAMSAVGEAAMEMIEEVRRQFREIPGLLEGTAKPDTAKCVDISTKASLKRMQAPGALAIVTPVVVGFGGNLIGPGVGAEALGGLLAGVTVSGVCMAIFMSNAGGAWDNAKKSFEGGGYKMKNGTVHPKGSPAHNAAVVGDTVGDPFKDTAGPSLNILVKLMSVVALVIAPNIAAPASTTATGDEAVITDTTGTTPPAADAAVVAIADAGAADEDEDLDDEDLDLDDSDLNDDWGDEELDEEEPAEGTEASDLQLRLGL, encoded by the coding sequence ATGGAACAACTCATCTATACGGCCCCGGCCGCTGGAGTCGCCGCGCTCATCTATGCGGTGTACTGGACCAGCTGGGTCAAGAAGCAGGATGCCGGCGACCAGTCGATGCGCGACATCGCCGAGCAGATCCAGACCGGCGCCATGGCCTTCATCAAGGCCGAGTACCGTGTGCTCGCCGTGTTCGTGGTGTGCGTGGCCGCGCTGCTCGCCGCCATCAACATGTCGCCGGGCCAGAGCCCGCTGATCGCCGCTGCCTTCGTGGTGGGTGCTGGGCTCTCCGCCATCGCGGGCTGGGCCGGCATGCGTGTGGCCACCTACGCCAACGTGCGCACCACCGCGGCCGCGCGCCTCGGGCTCCCGCAGGCACTCAACGTGGCCTTCAAGGGCGGCTCCGTCATGGGTATGACCGTGGTCGGTCTGGCGCTCATCGGCATGGCCGTCCTCTTCATCGCCTTCACCAAGATGTTCCCCCTCCCGTTGGCCATGAGCGTGCTCACCGGCTTCTCGATGGGCGCCTCCACCATCGCGCTCTTCGCGCGCGTGGGCGGCGGCATCTACACCAAGGCGGCTGACGTCGGCGCCGACCTCGTGGGCAAGATCGAAGAGGGCCTGCCCGAGGACGACCCACGCAACCCCGCCGTCATCGCTGACAACGTTGGCGACAACGTGGGTGACGTGGCCGGCATGGGCGCCGACCTGTTCGAGAGCTACGTGGGCGCCATCATCGGCGCCATGGTGCTGGGCCTCGGCTTCGACGTGGTCACGGCCGAGACCGTGGACACCAGCCCCGTGCTGCTCCCGCTCGTGCTCGCCGCTGCCGGCATCATCTGCTCCATCCTGGGCACCTTCGTGGTGAAGACCAAGGAGGGTGGTAACCCCCAGCACGCGCTCGACGCGGGCGCCTTCGGAGCGGCCGGTGTCATGGCCGTGGCCACCTTCGGCATCGCCAAGTACATGTGGCCCGTGGGCGGCGCCATCATCGCCGGCCAGACGGTCACGTTCATGGACGTGGGCATCGCCACGGTCGTCGGGCTGCTCGTCGGCGTCGCTATCGGCATGATCACCTCCTACTACTGCTCCATGGACAAGCCGCCCGTGGACAGCATCGCGGAGCAGACCAAGACCGGCCCCGCCACCACCATCATCACCGGCCTCGCCGTGGGCATGAGCTCCACCGCGTGGCCCGTCATCCTGATCGGCGCGGGCGTCATCCTGGCGGACCACTTCGCCGGCCTCTACGGCGTGGCCATCGCGGCGCTGGGCATGCTCTCCACCACGGGCATCCAGCTCGCGGTGGACGCCTACGGCCCCGTGGCCGACAACGCCGGCGGCATCGCCGAGATGAGCCACCAGGCCCCCGAGGTGCGCGAGCGCACCGACAAGCTGGACGCCGTGGGCAACACCACCGCGGCCATCGGCAAGGGCTTCGCCATCGGGTCGGCGGCCATGACGGCCCTCGCGCTCTTCGCGGCCTTTGCCCAGACCTCTGGCATCGACGGCATCGACATCACCAAGCCGGTGGTCATGGCCGGCCTCTTCGTGGGCGGCATGCTGCCGTTCCTCTTCTCGGCCATGGCCATGAGCGCCGTGGGCGAGGCCGCCATGGAGATGATCGAGGAAGTGCGCCGTCAGTTCCGGGAGATCCCGGGCCTGCTCGAGGGCACGGCCAAGCCCGACACCGCCAAGTGCGTGGACATCAGCACCAAGGCCTCGCTCAAGCGCATGCAGGCCCCCGGCGCCCTGGCCATCGTGACCCCGGTGGTGGTGGGCTTTGGCGGCAACCTGATCGGCCCCGGCGTGGGTGCCGAGGCGCTGGGCGGTCTGCTCGCTGGCGTCACCGTCTCGGGCGTGTGCATGGCCATCTTCATGTCCAACGCGGGCGGCGCGTGGGACAACGCCAAGAAGTCTTTCGAGGGCGGCGGCTACAAGATGAAGAACGGCACCGTCCACCCGAAGGGCTCCCCTGCACACAACGCGGCCGTGGTGGGTGACACCGTGGGCGACCCCTTCAAGGACACGGCGGGCCCCTCGCTGAACATCCTGGTGAAGCTCATGAGCGTGGTGGCGTTGGTCATCGCGCCGAACATCGCGGCTCCCGCGAGCACGACCGCGACCGGCGACGAAGCCGTCATCACGGACACCACGGGCACCACGCCCCCTGCGGCCGACGCGGCTGTGGTGGCCATCGCCGACGCTGGCGCCGCGGACGAGGACGAAGACCTGGACGACGAAGACCTCGACCTGGACGACTCCGACCTGAACGACGACTGGGGCGACGAGGAGCTGGACGAAGAGGAGCCCGCCGAGGGCACCGAAGCGAGCGACCTACAGCTTCGCCTCGGGCTCTGA
- the secA gene encoding preprotein translocase subunit SecA — translation MFSRALKMVLGSKHEREVKKLQPIVNAIGQLEPKMQKLSDADLRARTADFKQKLANGAPLDDLLIPAFATVREASKRVLGMRHYDVQMIGGLVLHQGKIAEMRTGEGKTLVATLPCYLNALEGKGVHVVTVNDYLAQRDAEWMGRVHQFLGLSTGVALPRQPNAMKKRAYACDITYGQNNEFGFDYMRDNMKFSIYDYVQRELHYAIVDEVDSILIDEARTPLIISGPGETASEKYALITELVPRFKKDEHYELDEKSRSMTLSEEGMELAQRLLASQGLLAGGHTGDYRNVPEANLYDPANLQTLQILQQCLRANTLYSRDTHYMVKDGEVLIIDEHTGRTLPGRRWSEGLHQAVEAKERVEIQDENRTLATISFQNLFRLYNKLSGMTGTADTEASEFHSIYKLDVVVIPTNKPIARQDHEDLVYKSEREKFKAVVEEIKDAHGRGQPVLVGTTSVEKSDVVSNLLRRNNIPHNVLNAKQHDREAYVVAQAGVPGAVTVATNMAGRGTDIVLGGNPEMLAEMDVMQNLAPEQREDREAVQLALEEAKKRYEGICKDNQKRALAAGGLHVVGTERHESRRIDNQLRGRSGRQGDPGSSRFYLSLQDDLMRIFAGERVEAMMDRMGMEEDVPIEHRWVTKSVENAQKKVEERNFDIRKNLLEYDDVMNQQRTTLYALRKQVLRGEYKTIPTAEERKKGVKPASRVTEADPEIRKWLEELLARLVRVHATTLAPPPQDAPEADRLAWQDQVFKSEWSALGTLRVAYVAEDVYRNFGCVVQVDDLANDPKKAYERLLDTVAFSLTEQRERLFDVVDELVVTLVERHCPEGKHYEDWKVDRLLEEYSAQFHLDATGIRGIADRQELARKMFLDVEGLLLRKQKQWGIGSMLRFFREIYLREIDKQWMDHLQTMDHLRDGIGLRGYGQRDPKKEYKREGYDLFMAMMRSMKSELLRTMFQEVKLDDTQLQRLAEERRLAVEARQKLMQGQHSAAAAAAAAGVAATVAPAGEAAGSDAQARASQPPQQRMSQPGPASRKERRAVVARGGSLVPGAPVAEPVTVKREGPKLGRNDPCHCGSGKKYKSCHYNDDRALEANGAG, via the coding sequence ATGTTTTCACGGGCTCTCAAGATGGTCCTCGGCAGCAAGCACGAGCGCGAGGTGAAGAAGCTGCAGCCCATCGTGAACGCGATTGGTCAGCTCGAGCCCAAGATGCAGAAGCTCAGCGACGCGGACCTCCGCGCGCGCACCGCGGACTTCAAGCAGAAGCTCGCCAACGGGGCGCCGCTGGACGACCTCTTGATCCCCGCGTTCGCCACCGTGCGCGAGGCCAGCAAGCGCGTGCTGGGCATGCGCCACTACGACGTGCAGATGATCGGCGGGCTGGTGCTGCACCAGGGCAAGATCGCCGAGATGCGCACCGGTGAGGGCAAGACGCTGGTCGCCACCCTGCCCTGCTACTTGAACGCGCTCGAGGGCAAGGGCGTGCACGTCGTCACCGTGAACGACTACCTCGCCCAGCGCGACGCCGAGTGGATGGGCCGCGTGCACCAGTTCCTCGGGCTGTCCACCGGCGTGGCCCTGCCGCGCCAGCCCAACGCCATGAAGAAGCGAGCCTACGCGTGCGACATCACGTACGGGCAGAACAACGAGTTCGGCTTCGACTACATGCGCGACAACATGAAGTTCTCCATCTACGACTATGTGCAGCGCGAGCTCCACTACGCGATCGTGGACGAGGTCGACTCCATCCTCATCGACGAGGCGCGCACGCCGCTCATCATCAGCGGACCCGGTGAGACCGCCAGCGAGAAGTACGCGCTCATCACGGAGCTGGTGCCGCGCTTCAAGAAGGACGAGCACTACGAGCTGGACGAGAAGTCGCGCTCCATGACGCTCTCGGAAGAGGGCATGGAGCTGGCGCAGCGCCTGCTGGCCAGCCAGGGGCTCTTGGCCGGCGGACACACGGGCGACTACCGCAACGTGCCGGAGGCCAACCTCTACGACCCGGCCAACCTGCAGACGCTCCAGATCCTGCAGCAGTGCCTGCGCGCCAACACGCTCTACAGCCGCGACACGCACTACATGGTGAAGGACGGCGAGGTGCTCATCATCGACGAGCACACGGGCCGCACCCTGCCCGGTCGGCGCTGGTCCGAGGGCCTGCACCAGGCGGTGGAAGCCAAGGAGCGCGTCGAGATCCAGGACGAGAACCGCACGCTCGCCACGATCAGCTTCCAGAACCTGTTCCGCCTCTACAACAAGCTCTCGGGCATGACCGGCACGGCCGACACCGAGGCCTCCGAGTTCCACAGCATCTACAAGCTGGACGTGGTGGTCATCCCCACCAACAAGCCCATCGCGCGTCAGGACCACGAAGACCTCGTCTACAAGTCGGAGCGCGAGAAGTTCAAGGCCGTGGTGGAGGAGATCAAGGACGCGCACGGCCGTGGCCAGCCCGTGCTCGTGGGCACCACCAGCGTGGAGAAGTCGGACGTGGTGTCCAACCTGCTGCGGCGCAACAACATCCCGCACAACGTGCTGAACGCGAAGCAGCACGACCGCGAGGCCTACGTGGTGGCGCAGGCGGGCGTGCCGGGCGCCGTCACCGTGGCCACCAACATGGCCGGCCGAGGAACGGACATCGTGCTGGGCGGCAACCCCGAGATGCTGGCCGAGATGGACGTCATGCAGAACCTCGCGCCCGAGCAGCGTGAGGACCGCGAGGCCGTCCAGCTAGCGCTCGAAGAGGCCAAGAAGCGCTACGAGGGCATCTGCAAGGACAACCAGAAGCGCGCGCTCGCCGCAGGTGGCTTGCACGTGGTGGGCACCGAGCGCCACGAGTCGCGCCGCATCGACAACCAGCTGCGCGGACGCTCGGGCCGTCAGGGCGACCCGGGCTCCTCACGCTTCTACCTGTCGCTGCAAGACGACCTCATGCGCATCTTCGCGGGGGAGCGCGTGGAGGCCATGATGGACCGCATGGGCATGGAGGAAGACGTGCCCATCGAGCACCGCTGGGTCACCAAGTCGGTGGAGAACGCGCAGAAGAAGGTCGAAGAGCGCAACTTCGACATCCGCAAGAACCTGCTGGAATACGACGACGTCATGAACCAGCAGCGCACCACGCTCTATGCGCTGCGCAAGCAGGTGCTGCGGGGTGAGTACAAGACCATCCCCACGGCCGAAGAGCGCAAGAAGGGCGTGAAGCCCGCGTCGCGCGTGACCGAGGCCGACCCCGAGATTCGCAAGTGGCTGGAAGAGCTGCTGGCGCGGCTGGTGCGCGTGCACGCCACCACGCTGGCTCCGCCTCCGCAAGACGCCCCCGAGGCCGACCGGCTGGCCTGGCAAGACCAGGTGTTCAAGTCCGAGTGGAGCGCGCTCGGCACCCTGCGCGTGGCCTACGTGGCGGAGGACGTGTACCGCAACTTCGGCTGTGTGGTGCAGGTGGACGACCTGGCCAACGACCCGAAGAAGGCCTACGAGCGCTTGCTGGACACCGTGGCGTTCTCGCTCACCGAGCAGCGTGAGCGCTTGTTCGACGTGGTGGACGAGCTGGTGGTCACGCTGGTGGAGCGCCACTGCCCCGAGGGCAAGCACTACGAGGACTGGAAGGTGGACCGGCTGCTCGAGGAGTACTCGGCACAGTTCCACCTGGACGCCACCGGAATCCGCGGCATCGCGGACCGCCAAGAGCTGGCCCGCAAGATGTTCCTGGACGTGGAGGGCCTGCTGCTGCGCAAGCAGAAGCAGTGGGGCATCGGCTCCATGCTGCGCTTCTTCCGCGAGATCTACCTGCGCGAGATCGACAAGCAGTGGATGGACCACCTCCAGACCATGGACCACCTGCGCGACGGCATCGGGCTGCGCGGCTACGGCCAGCGTGACCCGAAGAAGGAGTACAAGCGCGAGGGCTACGACCTGTTCATGGCCATGATGCGCAGCATGAAGAGCGAGCTGCTGCGCACCATGTTCCAGGAAGTGAAGCTGGACGACACGCAGCTGCAGCGCCTGGCCGAAGAGCGCCGGCTGGCCGTGGAGGCCCGCCAGAAGCTCATGCAGGGCCAGCACAGCGCGGCGGCAGCAGCGGCAGCGGCCGGTGTCGCCGCCACGGTCGCGCCCGCGGGCGAGGCTGCCGGCAGCGACGCCCAAGCACGGGCCTCGCAGCCCCCTCAGCAGCGCATGTCGCAGCCCGGCCCGGCCAGCCGCAAGGAGCGGCGTGCGGTGGTGGCGCGAGGCGGCTCGCTGGTGCCCGGTGCTCCCGTGGCGGAGCCCGTCACGGTCAAGCGCGAGGGCCCGAAGCTCGGCCGCAACGACCCGTGTCACTGTGGCAGCGGCAAGAAGTACAAGAGCTGCCACTACAACGACGACCGCGCCTTGGAAGCCAACGGCGCGGGCTGA